CTCCACGGAGCGCGCCACCCACCAGTTGGGCGGCCTGGCTACCCCGGCCCCCCACCCCTCACGCGCACGAGAtatgcgccgcctcctcgccgccgacgcgCTGCAAGGCCGGGTTCGGCGCCGGAACGCACTGCGAAGCCGCGGCCGCCGCCGGAGCAGGGGTTGCTTGCGCTACTTGTGCGACTGGCATGGGCAGCTGCTGTTGCTTGACGGAGGCGACCCTCTTGCAGGCGGCCATGGCGAAGTTCTGGCCGGCGAGCGGGACGACCGGGAGCTTGTCGCAGTTGCAGATCTCGATCATGAAGCCGTCGGGGTCATGGAAGAAGATCTGGTCCACGTAGATGCCGCCCTCCTCCACGCACCGCTGGATGTACGGGATGCCCAGCTCCTTGAGCCGCCGCTCCACCGCCACCATGCTCTCGCACTGCACACAAAACACAACAATTTTGCGCCTTCATTAGTCTCAGAAGCTTTTCTTATACTGTATTTGATAAACGAAAATTGATCTCAGCTAGTGAGACATTCTGACTCAGCATCCAACTTCAGTTTCTGTGTGGTGAGTGGTGACTTGACCTGGTATCCATCGTGCATCTACGACGGAACAAGGAACCAACGCGCGAAATGGA
The sequence above is a segment of the Triticum dicoccoides isolate Atlit2015 ecotype Zavitan chromosome 1A, WEW_v2.0, whole genome shotgun sequence genome. Coding sequences within it:
- the LOC119365680 gene encoding uncharacterized protein LOC119365680, whose product is MVNTTAAMVSGGVLPLASLNHISIVCRSVEESLDFYMNVLGFTPIRRPGSFDFDGAWLFNYGIGIHLLQSEHPESLPAKKEINPKDNHISFQCESMVAVERRLKELGIPYIQRCVEEGGIYVDQIFFHDPDGFMIEICNCDKLPVVPLAGQNFAMAACKRVASVKQQQLPMPVAQVAQATPAPAAAAASQCVPAPNPALQRVGGEEAAHISCA